A DNA window from Mus caroli chromosome 8, CAROLI_EIJ_v1.1, whole genome shotgun sequence contains the following coding sequences:
- the Htra4 gene encoding serine protease HTRA4 gives MAWVVGDIWVCVCVCVCVCVCVGRSEPDSDLYKVRRLAEAASRPGKTVESTRSGSKMSFQRLWAVRTQFLLLWLLLPAVPVLWVEARRSRDSLPCPDACDPTRCPPLPTCSAGLAPVPDRCGCCRVCAAAEGQECGGARGRPCAPRLRCGAPFSRDPSGGAWLGTCGCAEGAEDAVVCGSDGRTYPSLCALRKENRAARQRGALPAVPVQKGECGEAGTTRAGRLRRKYNFIAAVVEKVAPSVVHLQLFRRSPLTNQEIPSSSGSGFIVSEDGLIVTNAHVLTNQQKIQVELQSGARYEATVKDIDHKLDLALIKIEPNTELPVLLLGRSSDLRAGEFVVALGSPFSLQNTVTAGIVSTTQRGGRELGLKNSDIDYIQTDAIINHGNSGGPLVNLDGDVIGINTLKVTAGISFAIPSDRIRQFLEDYHERQLKGKAPLQKKYLGLRMLPLTLNLLQEMKRQDPEFPDVSSGVFVYEVIQGSAAASSGLRDHDVIVSINGQPVTTTTDVIEAVKDNDFLSIIVLRGSQTLFLTVTPEIIN, from the exons ATGGCATGGGTGGTGGGTGATAtatgggtgtgcgtgtgtgtgtgtgtgtgtgtgtgtgtgtgtgtaggtagaaGTGAGCCAGACTCTGACCTTTATAAAGTCCGAAGGCTGGCTGAGGCAGCATCCAGGCCAGGAAAAACAGTCGAATCGACGAGGTCAGGGAGCAAGATGAGCTTCCAGCGGTTGTGGGCTGTGCGAACACAGTTTCTCCTGCTATGGTTGCTGCTACCAGCCGTGCCTGTTCTGTGGGTCGAGGCCAGGAGGTCCAGAGACTCGCTGCCCTGTCCCGATGCCTGCGATCCCACGCGCTGCCCGCCTCTGCCTACCTGCTCGGCCGGCTTGGCGCCGGTTCCCGATCGCTGCGGCTGCTGCCGAGTGTGCGCCGCGGCCGAGGGCCAGGAGTGTGGCGGGGCGCGGGGCCGGCCGTGCGCCCCAAGGCTGCGCTGCGGCGCCCCGTTTTCCCGGGATCCCTCGGGGGGCGCGTGGCTGGGCACCTGCGGCTGCGCGGAGGGTGCGGAGGATGCGGTAGTGTGCGGCAGCGATGGGCGCACCTACCCCAGCCTATGTGCGCTACGCAAGGAGAACCGAGCCGCTCGCCAGAGGGGCGCGCTCCCTGCCGTGCCAGTGCAGAAGGGTGAATGCGGGGAAGCAG GGACTACAAGAGCAGGGCGGCTCCGGAGAAAGTACAACTTCATCGCCGCAGTGGTGGAGAAGGTGGCGCCATCTGTGGTCCACTTGCAGCTGTTCCGCAG ATCACCTCTCACCAACCAGGAAATCCCTTCCTCCAGCGGCTCTGGGTTCATAGTGTCTGAGGATGGGCTCATTGTCACCAATGCCCATGTCCTCACCAACCAGCAGAAGATCCAGGTAGAGCTCCAGAGCGGGGCCCGGTATGAAGCCACCGTCAAAGACATCGACCATAAACTGGACCTTGCACTGATTAAGATCGAGCCAAAT ACTGAGCTTCCAGTACTGCTGCTGGGCCGATCCTCTGACCTCCGGGCTGGAGAGTTTGTGGTAGCTTTGGGCAGCCCATTTTCTCTGCAGAACACTGTGACTGCAGGGATTGTCAGCACCACACAGAGAGGTGGCAGagagctgggactgaagaatTCAGACATAGACTATATCCAGACGGATGCCATCATTAAT CACGGAAATTCTGGGGGTCCGTTGGTGAACTTG GATGGCGATGTGATTGGTATAAACACTCTGAAGGTGACTGCAGGGATCTCTTTTGCGATCCCCTCTGATCGGATCAGACAGTTCCTGGAAGACTATCACGAGCGCCAGTTGAAAG GAAAGGCTCCCTTGCAGAAGAAATACCTGGGTCTTCGAATGCTGCCTCTCACTCTGAA CCTCCTTCAGGAAATGAAGAGGCAAGATCCAGAGTTCCCTGATGTGAGTTCTGGAGTTTTTGTATATGAAGTGATTCAGGGATCGGCCGCTGCAAG ctcGGGGTTGAGAGACCATGATGTAATTGTCAGCATAAACGGGCAACCTGTCACCACCACAACTGATGTCATTGAAGCTGTTAAGGACAATGACTTTCTCTCCATCATTGTGCTTCGAGGAAGTCAAACCTTGTTTCTGACAGTCACACCTGAAATAATCAATTAA
- the Tm2d2 gene encoding TM2 domain-containing protein 2, whose protein sequence is MVLGGCPVSYLLLCGQAALLLGNLLLLHCVSRSHSFNATAELDLTPSGAAHLEGPAASSWEYSDPNSPVILCSYLPDEFVDCDAPVDHVGNATASQELGYGCLKFGGQAYSDVQHTAVQCRALEGIECASPRTFLRENKPCIKYTGHYFITTLLYSFFLGCFGVDRFCLGHTGTAVGKLLTLGGLGIWWFVDLILLITGGLMPSDGSNWCTVY, encoded by the exons ATGGTGCTGGGCGGCTGCCCTGTGAGTTACCTATTGCTGTGCGGCCAGGCGGCCCTGCTGTTGGGgaacctgctgctgctgcactgTGTTTCTCGGAGCCACTCGTTTAATGCTACGGCCGAACTGGATCTCACCCCCTCGGGCGCCGCTCACCTCGAGGGTCCCGCGGCCTCAAGCTGGGAATACAGCGACCCCAACTCGCCAGTCATCCTTTGCTCTTACCT ACCCGACGAGTTCGTAGACTGTGATGCCCCAGTGGATCACGTTGGAAATGCAACTGCCTCCCAGGAGCTTGGTTATGGTTGTCTCAAG TTTGGGGGTCAGGCCTACAGTGATGTGCAACACACTGCAGTCCAGTGCAGAGCCCTGGAGGGAATTGAGTGTGCCAGCCCCAGGACCTTCCTACGAGAAAATAAGCCTTGTATAAA gTACACTGGACACTACTTCATAACCACGCTTCTCTACTCCTTCTTCCTGGGATGCTTCGGAGTCGACCGCTTCTGCCTGGGACACACTGGAACAGCAGTTGGGAAGCTGCTAACACTTGGAGGACTGGGGATCTGGTGGTTCGTCGATCTTATTCTGCTCATCACTGGGGGGCTGATGCCTAGTGATGGCAGCAACTGGTGCACTGTCTACTAA